The nucleotide sequence CCAAGAACATCAAGCGCGGCCTCAAGTGGCAGGAGCTCATGACGCGGCTGACCGGGCCGGTCGTCGCATCCGTCAACACCGTCTTCCTGTCGGACTGGCTCATCGAGACCGGCGAAGACCTCTCACAGACCGCGCAGGTGCCTGCCGCGCAGCTGCCGGTGTCGACCGCGCCTGACGCGCTGCAGTGCCAGGTGGTGCCGTCGGGACCGGGCTACGACACCGAGAACAACCTGCGGCTGTTCCTGTCGCTCATCTACGGCGCGACAGAGAAGGTCATCCTGACCAGCCCGTACTTCGTGCCCGACGAGGCGATGGTCTACGCCATCACCAGCGCGTGCCAGCGCGGCCTCGAGGTGCAGCTTTTCGTCTCCGAGATCGGCGACCAGTTCATGGTGTGGCATGCCCAGCGGTCGTACTACACGGCGCTGCTCGAGGCCGGCGTGCGCATCTTCCTATATCCGGAGCCGTTCATCCTGCACTCGAAGCACTTCTCGATCGACGACGACATCGCCGTGATCGGCTCGAGCAACATGGACATCCGCTCGTTCAGCCTCAACAGCGAGGTCTCGCTCATGGTGCGCGGCGAGTCCTTCGTCGCCGGCATGCGCGAGGTCGAGCAGGCCTACCGCGACGCCGGCCGCGAACTCACCCTCGAGGAGTGGCGCCGCGAGCCCGCCAAGGCGACCTTCCTCGACGGCCTGATGCGCCTCACGTCTGCGCTGAACTGACGTGTCGGGCGACGGATGCCTCGGCCCGAGGCATCCGCCCCCTCGGTGGTGTCCGCGGCCCGTGCCGCCTTGCTCCTCATTTGAGGACCATTGCCGAGATGAGGTGCGCGCTCGCCGATTCGATCCTCATCTCGGCAACAATCCTCAGTTGAGGATCGGGCGTGTGGGGTCAGACACCGCTCGACCTCGCCTCCTCCCCAGGGCGCACGGAGCGGCGGTTCTCACCGGATCTCCGCTCGCGCGGTGAGTACGCGGCATGGGGCATCCACCCTGAATCGATGAGGACAGGGACTTCAGAGACGCCGTGGATGCAGCGGCTGCAGGCACAGAACGGGATCGCCCGCCAGTCCGCCCTCATCGGCAGGGACACGGGCAAGAGAGATCTGGCCGACGCGGTCGCAGCAGGGTCTCTCTTGCGCGTGCGCCGATCCTGGCTGGCGCTGCCAAGCGCTGATCCGCAGCTGGTCGCCGCCGCACGCGCAGGAGTCGTCCTGGGGTGTATCACTCGCGCCCAGCGACTCGGGCTGTGGGTGCACGGCGACACCGCACGGCCGCATGTCTGTGCTCCGCCGAGCTCTGGAGGCGTGCGGCTGGAACCGGAGCAGACCACAGGAGCCCCGAAAGCGACCGTTCACTGGTTCGTACCCGTCGTCGCTCGCTCGCCGCATGTGTTGGAGGACGGGATCGAGAACACGCTCGTTGCGATCGCGCAGTGTCAGCCCTTCGAGAACGCTCTCGCCGTGTGGGAGTCCGCGCTGAACAAGAGCATGGTCGACCGCGAGGTGCTCGCGCGCCTGAGGTTGCCGGGTCGTGCCCGCGACATCCTCGCCGAAGCGACGCCGTTCGCCGACTCGGGGCTCGAGACCATCGTGCCGCGGCGTCTGCGATGGCTCCGGCTGCGGATCCTCCACCAGATATGGCTTCACGGCCACCGCGTCGACTTCCTCATCGGCGACCGACTCGTTCTGCAGATCGACGGTGGCCACCACGTCGGCCCCCAGCGCGAATCCGACAACCGGCACGACGCTGAACTCATGCTCCGCGGCTACCACGTGATCCGCGTCGGCTACACCCAGCTCATGGATGATTGGCCCTCTGTCCAGCAGCTCGTGATGAACGCCATCGCCCAGGGTCTGCACCTCGCGCGCTGAACCCGCGATCCCGGTGTCTACGCGGATCAGCACCGTCCGCAGTGCCGTGCGAACGCGGAACCGAGCTCCTCAGCTGAGGAGCCGCACCCAGATGCGGATCCTTCCGCGGCTTGCCGCCCTCGACTCGGCAACGATCCTCAGCTGAGGACAATGCCGCGCGACCGCCGGAGCGGGCTGAAACGCTGCGCCGCGAGCCGCGAGCCGCGAGCCCAAATCCGCTTCCTCAAATGAGGAGGCGCGCCGAGATGCGGAACGTTCCTACCTGTGCGGTCCTCATCTCGGCGACGGTCCTCAGTTGAGGAGCAGGAGGCACTGGGCACCCGCGCTGGGCCGCGCACGGACGAGATGGGAAGAGGATGCTGCGGGTCGCGGCATCCGCTTCCCCACACGGAAGGGGCCGCTAGACCTTGAGGTTCTGCCTCGGGACGACGACCTCGCGGATGATCAGCAGGATCGACGCCATCACGGGCAGGGCGACCAGGACTCCGACGATGCCGGCGAGCGCGCCACCGGCCAGGGCCCCGATGAGCACCAGGGCGGCGGGGATCTCGATCGCCTTGTTCATGACGCGCGGGCTGACGACGTACGACTCGATCTGGATGTAGACGAGGTATGCGATGAAGAAGATCAGCGCCTGCGTGGGGCTCGTGAACAGCGCGATGATCGAGGCGAAGATCCAGAAGATCACCGAGCCGAACAGCGGGATGAGTGTCACGACGAAGGCGATCACGGCCATGAGAGCGGGAAAGGGCAGCCCGATCACGATGTGCAGGACGAAGACCACGGCCGCGTTGATCGACGACAGGATGACCGAACCGATGAGGGCGCTGCCGACGGAGTCGGTGATGCGCTCGGTGAGGTCCGCGAGGCGCACGCGGCTGTGGGCCGGCGCGAGGTCGTAGAACGCGCGCTTCGCGGCCGTGAGCGACGCGAGGAAGTACAGCGTCAGCGCGATGACGACGAAGCTCGCGGAGATCGCGGCGACGAAGCCGACCCCGACAGCGAGCACGCCGCCGCCGAGGGCGGCGAGGGTCGAGGGCGTTGAGATCCACGTGGCGATCTGCTCGAGGGCGCCGAGGACCGCGACCTGCGCATCGGGGGCGAGCCAGGCGAACCAGTCCGACTGCGGGATGTTCTCGACGAGCTCGGGGACGGCCTGCACGAGCTGCACGATCTGGGCGATGACGGGTGGCAGCACGAAGACGAAGAACGCGACCATCACCAGCGCGAAGCCCGCGAAGACGATCGCGATGCCGGCGCCGCGCTTGACCTTGTGGCGCTCGAGCATGCGCACGATCGGGTCGAGCCCGACCGCGAGGAACATCGCCAGAACGATGTAGACGAGGATCGTCGAGATCGACCCGATGGCCGATCCGAGCACCAGCGCACCGAGCACGCCGATCGTCACGAGGAACCCCGTCGCGAGCGGATGATCGAGCCCCGCCAGCACCCTGGAGAACCGGCGGGGAGGCGCCGGTGCCACGCCGGCGACTTCCTCGGCGGGTGGAGGCGGCGAGGCGGGCGCGAGGGGGTCGGTCATGCCCCAATAATGGGGCCTCTGAACGCCCGAAGAACAGTCCGACGCGGCGCGGATTTCCTTGGTTCTGCGACGCGTTTAGGTAGTACGGTTCTGCCAAGGGGATGAAGACGACAGAGTCGACCCCTGCAGTCAATTCGATTCCGACGGCTCGTCCCGTCGAGAAAGCTGGTGTGACATGGGTGGCGGCTTCTGGGACTTCATCCTCTGGATGTTCTGGATCTTCGTTTTCGTCGCGTACCTGATGGTGATCTTCTCGATCATCGGGGACCTGTTCCGCGACCACGAACTGAACGGCTGGTGGAAGGCGGTCTGGATCCTCTTCTTGATCTTCGTGCCGTTCCTGACGGCGCTCGTGTACCTGATCGCCCGCGGCAGCGGCATGCAGAAGCGCTCGATCGCGCAGGCGCAGGAACTCCGCGCGGCGCAGGACGCCTACATCCGTCAGACGGCGGGGAGCGGCGGCTCGAGCGCCGCCGACGACATCGCGAAGGCCAAGTCGCTGCTCGACTCGGGCGCGATCTCGCAGGCCGAGTTCGACGCCCTCAAGGCCAAGGCGCTGGCAGCCTAAGCCGGCACCGGAACAGGAGAAGACATGACGACCTTCGACTACGGCCCGATCGAGTTCTACGCGATCGGCTTCGAGGGCGACCGCCCCGGTCCGGCAGTTCTCCAGGCGATCGACGACCTCGTCGCCGCGGGCACGGTGAACGTGCTCGACCTCGTGTTCGCCCGTCGCTCGCCCGAAGGCGAGATCGAGGTGCTCGAGCTCTCCGACACCGTCGACGACGGCGCTCCCGCGCTCGACCTCGCCGGCCTCGCCGGCGAGGAGGACATCCTGTACCTGGCCGAGAACCTCGAGCCAGGCTCGTCGGCGGCGATCCTCGTGGTCGAGCTGCTGTGGGCGAAGTCGTTCGCCGCGGCGCTCTACGACGCCGGCGGCGCGGTCATCGCACGCGAGGGCATCCCGGCACCGATCGTCAACGCGTTCCTCGCCGAGAACGCGGACTGAAGGAGGAAAGACACATGCCACTCGGAAGAATGGGCCGTCCCGGCCTGATCGGCATGGCCGCCCGCACCGCTGTCGTCGCCGGCACGGCGACGGCCGTCTCGGGCAGCGTCGCACGCCACCAGCAGCAGAAGGCCTACGACCAGTCGCAGCAGCAGGCCTACGAGGCGCAGGCGCAGCAGGCGGCCATGGACCAGGCGGCGGCGCAGGCCGTCGCGAACGCCCAGGCCGCGCAGGCGCCCGCCGCGGCGGCAGCGCCGGCAGCGGACGACATGATGGCCAAGATCACGCAGCTCGCGCAGCTGCACGCTCAGGGCATCCTGTCGGACGAGGAGTTCGCGGCCGCGAAGGCCAAGCTGCTCTCCTGACGCACGTCCGTCGAGAAGGCCGCGCCCCCGCCGGGGATGCGGCCTTCTTGCGTGAGACGGGAGACGGATGCTGCGGCCCTCGGTCCGCCGCGATGCCGCCGATCAGCCGCCCGGGCGATCGTCGCCGCCGTCGCCCCCCGGTGCGGGTCCGCGTTCCGGCCCCGCAGCGCCCCCGGGAGCGCCGCCCGCGGCGGGAGGCGGCGTGAGCGCGTCGATCTTCTCGATCAAGGCGCGCAGCTGAGCTCGGGTGGCGGGCTCCTCGTCGTCGTGCTCGCGGGCGGCGCGCTCCAGCACCCACGACGCGAGCGTCGCGGTGATGACGCCCGCCAGCGCCACTCCGCCGAACATGAGGCCGACGCCGACCCACCGGCCGGCACCCGTCACGGGCGTGTAGTCGCCGTAGCCCGTCGTCGTCACGGTCACGCAGGACCACCACATGGCGACGTCGAACGTCGTGATGGTGGCGTTGGGCGCGTGGCGCTCCGCCTCGAGCACGGCCAGGGAGGCGATGTAGATCAGGATGAGAGACGCGCCCACGCCGTAGACGAGGATCTGGGTGCGCAGCACGCCGCCCGCGGTGGTCTTCATCCCCGGGATGTGCGTGAGAAACCGCAGCAGCCGGACGAGTCGCAGGACCGGAACGAGCGCGAAGGCGAGCGCGGCCAGGTGTTTGCGGAACCACAGCCGCTTGTTGTCGGCGAGCCAGAGGCGGACCAGATAGTCCGCGATGAACATCACCCACGTGACGAACACCACCAGCGTGGCGATGGTCCAGGCGAGGCCCTCCAGATCGCCGATCACTCGCCACGAGTACGCGACGAGGTACGCGAGGCTCGCGATGATCAGCGGAGTCTGGGTCCGCTTGTGCCAGGTGTGCTCGTCCACAGCCGAATCATGGCGCATCGCGACGCCCCGCGCGGCGGGACGCGCCCCGCCGCGCGGGATCGTGTCGTGCGCCATCCTCGCGGCGGTAGGCCCCGCCCGCTATCGTGTGGCCATGCCCGGCCCCTCTGCCGCCTCGCCCGCACCGGCCACACCGCCGGGTCCGCAGCTCACCGTCCGACGGCTGATGCTGCTGTCGATCCCCGCAATCGTCATCGGCGTGATCTCGGCCCTGTCGCTGTGGCTGCTCAACCAGATCGCCGCCCAGCTCGACGGGATCCTGTGGACGAACCTGCCGAAGTCATTGGGGATCGCGTCCGACTCGCCGTGGTGGATCTTCGCCGTGCTCACCGCGATCGGCATCGCGGTCGGGCTCGTGGTGTGGCTCGTGCCCGGGCACGCGGGCCCCGACTCCGCGACGACCGAACTCGCCGCCACGCCGCTCAAGATGTCGGTGCTGCCGGGCCTCGCGGTCGTGGTCATCCTCAGCCTCGCCGGCGGCGTGAGCCTGGGTCCCGAGAATCCGATCATCGCGATCAACGTGACGCTCGCGGTCGCGATCCTCGCCCGCATCGCCAAGGCCGTCCCGGAGGCGCTGATCGGTGCCCTCGCGATCTCCGCCACGATCGGCGCCCTCTTCGGCACGCCCGTCGCCGCGGCCCTCGTCTTCACGGGAATGGTCGGCGACTTCAAGATGGGCGGGTCGCTGTGGGACAAACTGTTCCTCCCGCTCGTCGCCGCGGGTGCGGGATCGGTCACGACGTTCCTGGTGGGGGGCGGGTTCGGCGCCGAGTCCCCGTTCGATCCCTACGGCGCGCCCCAGCCGTTCGATCTCCTTCTCGGGTCGATCGTCGCGTGTGCGGCGGCCGCGTTCGGACTCGTCGGGATCTACCTCTTCCCGCTCGTGCATCGCGCATTCCACGCGCTGCGGCATCCGCTGCTCTTCACCGCCCTCGGTGGGGTGGTGCTGGGCCTCCTCGGCGCGATCGGCGGCCCGATCACCCTGTTCAAAGGTCTCGATCAGAGCGCTCAGCTGCTCGCCGACCCGAGCGCCTACCCGCCCGGCCAGCTCACCGTGATCCTGCTGGTGAAGATGGCGGCGCTCGTCGTCGCAGCCTCCGCGGGCTTCCGCGGGGGCCGGATCTTCCCCGCGGTGTTCCTCGGCGTCGCCGCCGGACTCCTCGGCGGTGCGCTCCTGCCGGGCCTCCCACTGTCGCTCGCCGTCGCGTGCGGAATCCTGGGTGTGGTCCTCGCCATCGCCCGCGACGGATGGGTCGCACTCTTCGTTGCCGTGGCCCTCGTGGACGACATCACGGTGCTGCCGATGCTGTGCATCATCGTGCTGCCCGCATGGCTCGTCGTCACGCGAGCGCGCGAGATGCTCATCACGCCCGACGACCTCGCACGCGAGCGGCCCGGGGCGCCTCTTCCGTGGGATCGGGCGGCGTCAGCCCGCTGACGTCTGCCGCGAGTCCTGCTGCAGGGCCGCCGCGTTGCGGATGAACAGCACGATCCAGGTGAACACGAGGATGCCGGCGACCAGC is from Microbacterium sp. LWH3-1.2 and encodes:
- a CDS encoding SHOCT domain-containing protein, yielding MGRPGLIGMAARTAVVAGTATAVSGSVARHQQQKAYDQSQQQAYEAQAQQAAMDQAAAQAVANAQAAQAPAAAAAPAADDMMAKITQLAQLHAQGILSDEEFAAAKAKLLS
- a CDS encoding endonuclease domain-containing protein; this encodes MRTGTSETPWMQRLQAQNGIARQSALIGRDTGKRDLADAVAAGSLLRVRRSWLALPSADPQLVAAARAGVVLGCITRAQRLGLWVHGDTARPHVCAPPSSGGVRLEPEQTTGAPKATVHWFVPVVARSPHVLEDGIENTLVAIAQCQPFENALAVWESALNKSMVDREVLARLRLPGRARDILAEATPFADSGLETIVPRRLRWLRLRILHQIWLHGHRVDFLIGDRLVLQIDGGHHVGPQRESDNRHDAELMLRGYHVIRVGYTQLMDDWPSVQQLVMNAIAQGLHLAR
- a CDS encoding ion channel protein produces the protein MPGPSAASPAPATPPGPQLTVRRLMLLSIPAIVIGVISALSLWLLNQIAAQLDGILWTNLPKSLGIASDSPWWIFAVLTAIGIAVGLVVWLVPGHAGPDSATTELAATPLKMSVLPGLAVVVILSLAGGVSLGPENPIIAINVTLAVAILARIAKAVPEALIGALAISATIGALFGTPVAAALVFTGMVGDFKMGGSLWDKLFLPLVAAGAGSVTTFLVGGGFGAESPFDPYGAPQPFDLLLGSIVACAAAAFGLVGIYLFPLVHRAFHALRHPLLFTALGGVVLGLLGAIGGPITLFKGLDQSAQLLADPSAYPPGQLTVILLVKMAALVVAASAGFRGGRIFPAVFLGVAAGLLGGALLPGLPLSLAVACGILGVVLAIARDGWVALFVAVALVDDITVLPMLCIIVLPAWLVVTRAREMLITPDDLARERPGAPLPWDRAASAR
- a CDS encoding potassium channel family protein, which gives rise to MAHDTIPRGGARPAARGVAMRHDSAVDEHTWHKRTQTPLIIASLAYLVAYSWRVIGDLEGLAWTIATLVVFVTWVMFIADYLVRLWLADNKRLWFRKHLAALAFALVPVLRLVRLLRFLTHIPGMKTTAGGVLRTQILVYGVGASLILIYIASLAVLEAERHAPNATITTFDVAMWWSCVTVTTTGYGDYTPVTGAGRWVGVGLMFGGVALAGVITATLASWVLERAAREHDDEEPATRAQLRALIEKIDALTPPPAAGGAPGGAAGPERGPAPGGDGGDDRPGG
- a CDS encoding DUF6325 family protein, whose protein sequence is MTTFDYGPIEFYAIGFEGDRPGPAVLQAIDDLVAAGTVNVLDLVFARRSPEGEIEVLELSDTVDDGAPALDLAGLAGEEDILYLAENLEPGSSAAILVVELLWAKSFAAALYDAGGAVIAREGIPAPIVNAFLAENAD
- a CDS encoding SHOCT domain-containing protein; this encodes MGGGFWDFILWMFWIFVFVAYLMVIFSIIGDLFRDHELNGWWKAVWILFLIFVPFLTALVYLIARGSGMQKRSIAQAQELRAAQDAYIRQTAGSGGSSAADDIAKAKSLLDSGAISQAEFDALKAKALAA
- a CDS encoding AI-2E family transporter; translated protein: MTDPLAPASPPPPAEEVAGVAPAPPRRFSRVLAGLDHPLATGFLVTIGVLGALVLGSAIGSISTILVYIVLAMFLAVGLDPIVRMLERHKVKRGAGIAIVFAGFALVMVAFFVFVLPPVIAQIVQLVQAVPELVENIPQSDWFAWLAPDAQVAVLGALEQIATWISTPSTLAALGGGVLAVGVGFVAAISASFVVIALTLYFLASLTAAKRAFYDLAPAHSRVRLADLTERITDSVGSALIGSVILSSINAAVVFVLHIVIGLPFPALMAVIAFVVTLIPLFGSVIFWIFASIIALFTSPTQALIFFIAYLVYIQIESYVVSPRVMNKAIEIPAALVLIGALAGGALAGIVGVLVALPVMASILLIIREVVVPRQNLKV